CCTCTCAATCCTGTAGTAAAGGAGCCTAGCTGTCCCAGAATAGGGTGCGGGCCACTGCAGAGTGATTTTTCCCGGCCCTCCCGTAGCAGTAAGTCCAGACACGCTATCAGGACGTTCACCCGTGGGACTGCCGAAGGATGTTACTACATCCGAGAAAGGCCCTACCCCATACAGATTCTTTAACCTGACTTTGTATTGGTAGTTCATGCTGTCGATTCTACCTGAATCCCACCATGAGAATCCATACTCAGCGAAAAGATCCACCACCGCCTCTGCCAAATCCCATGTGCCTGGAGCAGTTCCATTTCGGTAGACCTCATATCCTATGAGAATGGAGGTGACGGTCTGCGACGGCAAATAAAGCATTGCACCTTCGACATCGGGTGTGGCCACGAGGCCTACTGGTGGACCAGGAACCTCTCCCACTGAGGGTGTGACCGAAACCTCGTTGGAAGCGTTGCCAACGAAGCTCCCTCTCTTCGGTTTGACATAATAATAATAGGTGTGGCCATTCAAAGCTGAGGTGTCAAAGTAGTAATTAGTGCCCGCGATCTGGTCTATCTTAACTTCTCCTCCCGACGATTCGCCTCGGTAAATGTCATAACCCGTGGCGTTCCAAGCAGAACCCCAGATCAAGAGGACTTGATTGTTCCCGGGATAGGCCATCAAATGAGAAACTTCGAAGGGTAAGCTGAATTCCGTAGGCGTAGCTTCTATTACGTTGGAGAACTCGCTCACCCCATTGGTGTTCTTCGCTCTCACCTTGTACCAATAGGTGACCCCGTTCGTGAGCCCCGCATCAAAGAAGAAGCCATCGTATCCCCACAACGTCAGCTGCTCCGTAATCTTGGTGAAGGGCCCATTAGAGGCCGTCGCTCTCCAGACCTCATAGCTTTCGAATCCTATGGCCGAAGGGTTGGAAGGCCGGCTCCAGGTCAACATCACGGATTTGTTGAAGCCGTAGCCATTGAGATTCAAAGGTGCGGAGGGAAGATTTCCTGTGCCCTGGATCAGGACCGTGACTGTGCCTTCATCCCCTTGACCATAGGTGTTCACTGCTCTGACGCTGTAAGTATAGGATGAGCCCACCCTTGTGTCAAAACCGGCCTCATCCGATGCGGAGGTGTCACGCAGCCACTCATCCCAGGTATCGGAGAAAAAGATAGGCGGGTCGCGGTAGGTGAAGAAGAATCTGGCTGGTGGACTGCCAGCCGGCACTGAAGGCCAGTCCCAACTGACGTCTGCCGAGTAAATGCCATTCTGCCCTGTCACTGAAGGAGCCAATGGCACATCCCCAATATAGCTGGGGGTGGCGGAGACCTCGCTCGAGAAGGGACCGCTGCCAGCATCGCTGACGGCTCTTATCTTGTAATAATACGTAGTCCCCACATTCACATCGGTGCTATCATTGTAGAACTCCCATCCTCCCAGATACGTGCCTTCATAATATGTAGAGCCAACATAGACCCAATCATGCAGCGTCTCTCCACCAGGGGTTTCGCCGCGCCAAATCTCATATCGCTTAATGAGCTCCGAACCTTGGCTTACAGGATGTCTCCACCACAACCAGTTGAATCCGGGACCGTGATCGACCGTCAAATCCCTAGGCGCTGATGGCGCGGTGCCCACACCCAAGCCAGAATCACCTAGATTAGTCGACGCCTGGGCTTGGGACGGTATTCCGATGATTGCCAGCGCCCCCGTGATCATCAGCATTATGAAAACCAGCAGGCTGAAACCTTGCTTTAGCTTTTCAGCATCAATTATCATACCTTACTGTCCTCCCTCCAAAACAGGATAAGAAGACCGGCAGCGCCGAATTTTATCGGCCCTCCCCCCCCCCCCCACCTTGTTTCGGATGAAATAATTAGCCATCGACTGGAATATAACTCTTGTCATCGCCGCAGACCGCCGTGACGATATTAAAATGGATGGCAATTTTATCAGCGGTTCGCCTCGCCCTATTTCTTAGAGATAAGCCTTGTTTCCGAATCAAGTCCAGAAGAGCTTCACAATCTTTCTTTATGTTTATGACGATTCCAATTACATGTGCCTATTGCCAGACCATGAGATCGAGCGCCGGCTGAAGGATGGAACGCTAACCATACGCGACTACTCCCCTGAGTCTCTCACCCCCAATGGTTATGACCTGCGCGTGGCAGAGCTCTCATTGCCATCAGAAGGAAAGGTGTTCAAGGATGGAATAGCTAAGATACCTCCTAGGAGCATGTTCTATGTCTCAACTGTAGAATTCGTGGAGATGCCAGATAACATCGCCGCTCAACTATGGACGAGGACTTCGTGGATAAGGAAAGGCTTGCTTGTAGGCTTGGGCAAGATCGATGCTGGCTTTCACGGAACTCTAACCTTCGCAGGATTCAACGCTTCCGACAAAGAGGTCGAAGTCCCTATCGGGGCTCGCTTCGTGCAAATGTGCTTCGAGACCATGAGCTCGAAGGTGGAACGGACCTATGAGAAACGCTCGGGCAATTATCAAGGACAGAGGGGGATAACTCTAGACCCTCTCCGCAAGGCGTAAGTCGATAGCATAGACGCTCATGCTAGGAGAATACGTCTTGAGCTCCTCCGCCCTGAGAACTTCCACCCTATGCCCCATGCCTAAAGCGCTCTGGAGTAGTTTCTTAACCGCTTCCTCCACCTCGGAGCGAGAACAAATATGATACAAGTGAATCATGCCACCTAGCTTGAGGCGCATCAGCGCAGCCGGCAAGAACTCCAATGCCGAATGGGGGAGATTCATGATGATGCGGTCCGCCAAAGGCAGCTGCTTGATGATCTCACGCGCATCCCCCTCTTTAGCTTCGACATTTCGCACTTTATTGAGCTCGATATTTTTCTTAAGGTAGGAAACAGCTGCGGGATTCAGGTCGATGGCATATACCTTCTCCGGCTTGGCGTGTTTGGCTATCATCACTGCGAAAGGGCCAACGCCAGCGAACATGTCCACTACTATCTCCCCTTCTCTGACCATGGAGGCCACTCTTTTACGCTCATTGGACAGGCGGGGATTGAAGTATGCTTTAGCGGGGTCGATGAGGAGCCTTATCCCATATTCAGTATGAGTCGTCTCAGTGCCTGGCCCCCCAGAGATTACATCCAACTGGCGCACCCTCATCTCTCCCTTCACGCCTTGGTCCACCGCTACCGTGCGAATGTGAGGCAGCGATTCGCGTAGAGCCTTTCCGATAGAAGGGGAGAAGGGGAGCAGCTCTTCAGGTAGTTTGATAATGGCTATATCACCGATAACATCGAAGGAGGTGGGGAGAAGAGGTCGCAATCCTTCTGGAACCTCCACCAATTCCTTATAGTCAGAATGGGCCATTCCAATATATTCGAATTCCTCCTCAATGACCTCATGGCCTAGCGTTCGTGCCTCATCGGAGATCACGGGCAGGAGAAGTGCTTCTCCCTCCCTCCTCACCCTAAGTGCTATATCCAGTAGGCCCTTCTCTAAAAGCTTTTTACGGATCTCTTCTCCTTTCCCCTTAGGCACCTTGAGACAGAGGGAGCGCACGGTGATGCCATGGGCGAATTGATATTTGTCGGTTTAGGGCTAGGAGGGGTGGAGGATATGAGCCTGAGGGCTTTGCGAGAGCTAAGATCCTGCGAGGAGGTCTTCGGCGAATTCTACACCTCAAGGCTCATCGACAGTGATGTTACTACATTGGAGGAGCTCATCGGTAGGCCCATCCGCCTCTTGGATAGAATAGACGTGGAGGAGGGGGAAGAGGTCCTCGAGGCCGCAAAGGAGAAGCGGGTGGCCTTCGTGACCGCCGGGGATACCATGGCTGCAACCACACATGTGGACCTACGGCTCAGAGCCATTGAATTAGGCATCGCGACCAGGCTGATCCATGGAATCTCTATATTCACTGCCTGCGCCTCCGCACTAGGGCTTCAACCCTACAAGTTCGGGCGGACGGTGACACTGCCCTTCCAGGAAAAGGGATTCATGCCCTCGAGCCCCTATGAGCACATCCTGGAGAATGCCAAGCGCGGGCTGCATTCCCTCATCCTCTTGGATATCAGGGAGAGCGAGGGCCGCTATATGAGCGCCATGGAGGGTGTGAGCTGGCTGATGGAAGCTGAAGAGAAGCTTAGGGGAGGACTCATAAAAGATACCACCTTGATCGTCGGCTGCGCCCGAGTGGGGTCGGCGACGGAGAAGCTTGTGGCCGGGTTCGCGCCGAGCATGAAAAGCATGGATCTAGGGCCGCCATTGCACACCCTCGTCCTACCTGGCAAGCTGCACTTCATGGAGGCGGAAGCCTTGGTAAGGCTTGCAGGCGCTCCTTCGGAGATAATTGATATACCTTAAGGACGGACCTTAAGGACGGCTCGGGCCGATTCCCAGCAATAGCACCACTTTCAATTTTTCTCCCAAAGTAGGATCAACACGAGCGGTGTAGCGAATGCGGGTGTTCGGAAGGCGCAGGGCCACGTCCCTAACCACCTTCTGCAGTTGCACTTCGTCCATGTCCCTGGCGCTGGCGATGACTNNNNNNNNNNGCTGCGCACATCGAAGTCGAACCATGGTGAGCTAAAAGCTTCTTCCACCGCCCGAAGTATTCTATCCAGGCCAGATGATATGCCTACGCCAGCGCGAACGTGCTTACAGCTGCCGAAATCGGAACGAAGCTGCTGGATATCCTCCACCGTGAGGGCATTGGCCAGCTCTAGAACAGGAGCTAGCATGATGATGTCCATGGCCCCGAAGGCTTTTCGTAGGGGGAGATTGGGGGCTATTTTGAGCAAGGAATCGTTGTGATAGGTGATGACCATGTCGGAATGCTCCATAACCTTAGTCATGGCCAAGGCCGCAGTGTGCTTGCGTTCCCCTCCCTCCACAGAAAAGGGCAGCGCAGCCGATACTATCACCAGCTTGCAATGCTTGCGACATATATTGGCCAGGGCTGGAGTGACGCTGCTCCCTGTCTCTCCCCCCAGACCTGTAAAGATAAACATGATGTCCGCCTCGCCTATGCAACTGAATATCCCGCTCTTGAGGGTCCCTCCAATGGCGTGGAACATCTGGGGGGAGGTGGTCTTGAACAATCTGACGTGCTCGCTGGTCAACACGCATCTTTTGGCCAGGGGGATCTCGTGCGCCTCCTCGTCCCTAAGCACCGCCACCGCCTCCATTCCCGAGTCGGCGATAATGTTGCAGCCGGCGCCCCCGACGCCCACTAGCTTAATGCGCGGCCGGGTTCTGGCCTCTCCATGACCTAGCCGCGACACCTCCTGAGCCATGCATGGATTATAGGAAGGAGATTGTAATAGCCTTTCGGTCCGCTGGTGCTTCCTTTTTATCGAAAACGCTGGGCCAGTAGGAATCGTTTATTATCTCACCGCTGATTAACCCGCGACTAGACATGAACGAAACAGGGAATGAGGGAGAAAGGATAGGCATAGTTTTCGGCGAGCGCGTCATGGACATTCGCTTCCGCTCGCTCCCAGATGCGGCCATCCAGGTGGGGGAGATGTTCATGATAGAGGATGGTTCCGAGGATCGCTACCTCGTTAGAGTCACGGATGTGCAGCACGGCGCTGACCTTGAGCCCTTCGATAGCCTAGAGAGAATGGCCGGGAAGCTGATCCGGAGAGAGTCTGAGGTGGGAGTTGCCGACGAACTCGTGGTGCCGCTTTACAAGGTGGGGGTGTGCACTCCTCTGGGATGCATCCGCGCAGGGGCGTTCAAGAAGGCCAAGTCCATCCCTTCGCATTTCTCTTTGGTGCGAAGGACGGCTGACTCAGACTACGAATTCCTCCGCTCATATCTGGGGGATGTGGAGGTAGGCAGGCTACGCTCGGGCGACCAGGTGTTGCGCATGCCCGTGGGATTCTGGGGATGGTCCATGCCCCATCATATCGGCATCTTCGCCACCACTGGCATGGGCAAGAGCAATCTCATGAAGGACATCGCCCTCAGCTGCATGCGCCTGCGTCGCTATGGATTCCTGATCCTCGATCCTCACGGCGAGTACTATGATGGGGGCATAGCGGGCAAGAAGGGATTGAGGGATTATGTTCAGCAGGAGGGATTGGAGGTGTTCTCCTCCCGGCGCCTGGATGGGCCTCACAACCCCCTCAAAATCTCTGCCACAGAGATTGAGATAGATGACCTGGCCAATCTATACGAGTTCACTCAAGCACAGTTAGAGTGCTTACAGGCGGCGCAATGGCGCTATGGTCCTTCCTATCTCATCGATCTCCACCGCAAGGATCCTGAAACCATCGGGCTGGAGCTAGGAGGACGATTTCATGAGGGTTCCATAAATGTAATAAAGCGGCGCCTGGAGAACATCTTCCGTTTCGATCTCATCACCACCGATCCCCAATATTCTATCACCTCCAGGGTGATATGCGCTCTTCACTCAGGGAAAGTGGTGCTCATTGACACCAGTAACATGTTCGAGGCCGAGGAGCTTCTGGTATCGACGGTTCTGGCACGCGCGGTGTTCGAGAGGAACAAATCTCTTTACGCGGACAAGCAGAAGTTCGATTCCATCCCTCCCCTCCTGATAGCTTTGGAGGAGGCGCAGCGCGTGCTCTCTCAATCCAAAGGTACCGTCTTCGCGCAGATCGCACGGGAAGGGCGTAAGTTCAAGGTAGGGATATGCGCAGTATCCCAACAGCCTAAGCTGATTAACGAGGAGATCCTCTCCCAGTTCAACACGCTCTTTGTTTTGGGCCTTTCGGACAAGCGGGACCGCGATATCCTGCGCAACAGCGCCAAGCACGACCTGTCGGTATTGGACAACGAAATACAAATGCTCATGCCGGGAGAGGCTCTGTTGGCCTCGCCCTTCACGCCTTTCGCCGTACCCATCAAGGTGCATCTGTTCGAGGAACTATTGGAAAGGGAGAATGCCAAGGCCTTGGAGGAGAAGGCGAGAAAGCCGAACCTGACGAAAGTGGATGCGGGGTTTTTCTAGGAGGTACATGGACACCGCCACGCAATATATTTTGGAGATAGCTCTCATCGCCATCATCGCCGGCGCCTGCTCAGTCATTTTCGCCAAGTTACGCTTCCCCTCTGTCATCGGATATGTGGTGGCGGGGATGCTTTTGGGGCCAGGCATCCTAGGCTCTTTGGTATATTTCGATGTGGATATCATCGACTTCCTGAGCAACATGGGAATCGCCCTGCTCATGTTCTCCATAGGTCTGGAATTCAACCTTAGGAGACTGCACAAGATAGGTGGCTTCGCCATCGTCGCTGGAAGCGTGGAAGTGGCATTGATGATGCTCACTGGTTACTGGTTAGGCCAGATCATAGGTCTAGGGGATGTGGGGAGCGTCTTCCTGGCCGCCATCATGGCCATCTCTTCCACGGCGGTCATAATCAAGGTGCTGCACGACACGGGAAAATTGAAGGAGGAGTGGACGGAGCCG
This sequence is a window from Methanomassiliicoccales archaeon. Protein-coding genes within it:
- a CDS encoding fibronectin type III domain-containing protein; amino-acid sequence: MIIDAEKLKQGFSLLVFIMLMITGALAIIGIPSQAQASTNLGDSGLGVGTAPSAPRDLTVDHGPGFNWLWWRHPVSQGSELIKRYEIWRGETPGGETLHDWVYVGSTYYEGTYLGGWEFYNDSTDVNVGTTYYYKIRAVSDAGSGPFSSEVSATPSYIGDVPLAPSVTGQNGIYSADVSWDWPSVPAGSPPARFFFTYRDPPIFFSDTWDEWLRDTSASDEAGFDTRVGSSYTYSVRAVNTYGQGDEGTVTVLIQGTGNLPSAPLNLNGYGFNKSVMLTWSRPSNPSAIGFESYEVWRATASNGPFTKITEQLTLWGYDGFFFDAGLTNGVTYWYKVRAKNTNGVSEFSNVIEATPTEFSLPFEVSHLMAYPGNNQVLLIWGSAWNATGYDIYRGESSGGEVKIDQIAGTNYYFDTSALNGHTYYYYVKPKRGSFVGNASNEVSVTPSVGEVPGPPVGLVATPDVEGAMLYLPSQTVTSILIGYEVYRNGTAPGTWDLAEAVVDLFAEYGFSWWDSGRIDSMNYQYKVRLKNLYGVGPFSDVVTSFGSPTGERPDSVSGLTATGGPGKITLQWPAPYSGTARLLYYRIERNDTGGSWNVLGYLDETALNLVYEDDSAIPGVTYRYRVLAMNNYGDADDYSNEASASAATPSSPPSAPLGLSAQSSLGQVILTWNAPASQGSSPITGYKIFRGTTPGGQGATPIATVSASTLTYTDVVAPGTYYYVVKATNAVGDSPASNEASGSSLAAQPPSAPTNLTATGYNRYVVLTWNAPSSNGSSSILRYDVFRGLSADRIGIIPIGNTPANSLTYNDTMVSNGITYYYQVKAVNSEGSSPASNVASATPTGPAVPSAPRNVVAVGHDGYVTVTWEPPANQGSSPIVEYRIFRSTVFGIIGDNIMSVNASTFSWNDDAVTNGVTYYYAVKAVNEVGASPESEQASATPSETGTAPGAPTGLVAMGQVGMIVLTWNPPSDAGSGVTVYQIFRSITPGVYETLPFASIPMGTLTYTDYTVTPGVTYYYKVRAFNPFGLGPFSNEVFAIASPPPSVTPSFPQNLTATSGEGKVTLAWQPPSYDGGSPITGYQVYRRQGSGTPTLLATLGPDVLTYEDTTATAGITYTYWVVATNANGAGELSAEVNAFPQEPGGTTGGGMDMTMLLVIGVVVIVVVLAALTLLMRKRK
- the dcd gene encoding dCTP deaminase, translating into MCLLPDHEIERRLKDGTLTIRDYSPESLTPNGYDLRVAELSLPSEGKVFKDGIAKIPPRSMFYVSTVEFVEMPDNIAAQLWTRTSWIRKGLLVGLGKIDAGFHGTLTFAGFNASDKEVEVPIGARFVQMCFETMSSKVERTYEKRSGNYQGQRGITLDPLRKA
- a CDS encoding class I SAM-dependent methyltransferase family protein, yielding MRSLCLKVPKGKGEEIRKKLLEKGLLDIALRVRREGEALLLPVISDEARTLGHEVIEEEFEYIGMAHSDYKELVEVPEGLRPLLPTSFDVIGDIAIIKLPEELLPFSPSIGKALRESLPHIRTVAVDQGVKGEMRVRQLDVISGGPGTETTHTEYGIRLLIDPAKAYFNPRLSNERKRVASMVREGEIVVDMFAGVGPFAVMIAKHAKPEKVYAIDLNPAAVSYLKKNIELNKVRNVEAKEGDAREIIKQLPLADRIIMNLPHSALEFLPAALMRLKLGGMIHLYHICSRSEVEEAVKKLLQSALGMGHRVEVLRAEELKTYSPSMSVYAIDLRLAERV
- the dph5 gene encoding diphthine synthase → MGELIFVGLGLGGVEDMSLRALRELRSCEEVFGEFYTSRLIDSDVTTLEELIGRPIRLLDRIDVEEGEEVLEAAKEKRVAFVTAGDTMAATTHVDLRLRAIELGIATRLIHGISIFTACASALGLQPYKFGRTVTLPFQEKGFMPSSPYEHILENAKRGLHSLILLDIRESEGRYMSAMEGVSWLMEAEEKLRGGLIKDTTLIVGCARVGSATEKLVAGFAPSMKSMDLGPPLHTLVLPGKLHFMEAEALVRLAGAPSEIIDIP
- a CDS encoding ATP-binding protein, translated to MNETGNEGERIGIVFGERVMDIRFRSLPDAAIQVGEMFMIEDGSEDRYLVRVTDVQHGADLEPFDSLERMAGKLIRRESEVGVADELVVPLYKVGVCTPLGCIRAGAFKKAKSIPSHFSLVRRTADSDYEFLRSYLGDVEVGRLRSGDQVLRMPVGFWGWSMPHHIGIFATTGMGKSNLMKDIALSCMRLRRYGFLILDPHGEYYDGGIAGKKGLRDYVQQEGLEVFSSRRLDGPHNPLKISATEIEIDDLANLYEFTQAQLECLQAAQWRYGPSYLIDLHRKDPETIGLELGGRFHEGSINVIKRRLENIFRFDLITTDPQYSITSRVICALHSGKVVLIDTSNMFEAEELLVSTVLARAVFERNKSLYADKQKFDSIPPLLIALEEAQRVLSQSKGTVFAQIAREGRKFKVGICAVSQQPKLINEEILSQFNTLFVLGLSDKRDRDILRNSAKHDLSVLDNEIQMLMPGEALLASPFTPFAVPIKVHLFEELLERENAKALEEKARKPNLTKVDAGFF